The Nymphaea colorata isolate Beijing-Zhang1983 chromosome 5, ASM883128v2, whole genome shotgun sequence DNA segment CGCATCTTTTTCTTGCGAACCCTAAACAGATCAAGATcaagtgttatatatatatatatatatatatgacacttGATCTTGATGTGTTTAATATATATAGAGTGAGAGAGACTTGAACTTCTATCTCAACCACTGCCCAATACAAAGACGGGCAGTGGATAAAAGGGTCAGGAGGGTAAAAGATACAGGAGGATGCGAGTAAAAAGAAGATGTACAGCGAACCCATTTAAGTATGAATAACAACAATGATGATTGAGAACAAAAATAGCAGTAATAGTAGTAGCAATAATATAATAATTAAGCAATAATATGGTTGGTTGTATTGGAAGGGTCAAGGCAGGGGCATGAAGTTGGCTGGGGGGGAAGGAATCCAATGCTTTAAAAGGCCGAAAGATAAGGCAGCCTGTTGACAATCTGCCTTGTTAAATACCgcgttctctctctttctgcacTTTCATATCTCCCCATTCATGGCCGCAATCTTTCAGCTTGTTGCCTTTCTCATGACCATTAAAAAAGGGCCATTTTTGGTCCCGTATTTTCGGGCTCCTTAAGGCTACCACCATATAGATGGTCCTCACCTTCTGCCACCTTGGAAGAAGTGACTGATCCCATTGCATCTGTGATCTCTCACCGACGATCCAAGCACCCTCTTATAGTCTTCTGGCATCAAGCAAATCGCCTCACTTGCATCCATAAATCCTTTGATTTTTCCTGCTGGTTTGAGGTGCCGACTTGTTCTTAAGGTGCTTGCTTCCTTTGCTTTCATTGGCCATGTCCGCCTTCGAATTTGAGGCAGCCGCCGTGTCGGAATTTCCGTTCGACGGCCGCCTCTGGCGCGAAGAACAAGGGGTTCTGCGTCAAATTCCGGGGACCCAAGAAGATGGAGCTGGCGGGGTGAATGAGGACGGGTACCGGACGCCGACGTCATCCGAGTACAGAATACCTGAGGTCTTGGAGTGCCCACCTGCACCAAGGAAGCCTAAGAGGGAGTTCAGGCTGAAGAGGAAAAGGGCACGGGCGTTGCAGGTCCAAGAGGTCGATCCCAACGAGATTGAGCTTTTTCTCAGGCAAATTCTCGTCCATTTGACTCCGGAGAGCGGCCAGAAGGTCAGAAAGGTGAGAGGAGATTGAACATTGTGAAGGGAAGTGGCTTCTGCTACTGCTTCTTAATTACTACCACTGCTGCCTCTTCTCggctgcttttctttctttgtcccaCGATGCTATTAGTGTACTTCTTGTCGTTGGTATCGACTTATAGAAGCTAAACTGAGAAGCATGTGATGTAGCACCAACAGAGTCTATCAGTTGTGATTTAGCCACACGAACTTCTGCTTCTCTTGCAGATGATTAtcttttatatatgaaaaagtaATGTTAGCAGTACCAGTTGTGGAGCTTTCTAATTCATGGCATGCTTATCAGGTTATATTCtaggaaagtttttttttttttttgggatggAAACACGAGTAATCTGGAATCTTATAAACTATGAACTTGAAAGCTTTAATGTGTTTGTAAACAATGTTGGTGCATCAACttcatgaaaaatgataaaaatttacAAAGTATATAAGATAAATTGCAAATATAAGGCAATTTTTTTGCGTAAAAGGATCTAAGCAGCCTGAATACGTATGTTGATCAAGGGCACGAGAGTTGTATTACTTGCCATTTGTCTTCTTGTTACATGGCTGAAGTTGACGAGTCAGAGTGCCATTAAGAAAGTAAAAGGCTAGCGCTGGAATGCTGACCGGCCAGAGGGTTTTACATtgacaaaatatgatttttgaagGGTTTTAGCCTAGAAAGGCAGGCCACAGCTGTTAGGAGGAAGACAAATTGACAATCGcagtttgattttcaaattcacCGGTATCGGTTCTTCTTATACGAGCCGACATTGCAGGTTCATTTTCCGGCCGGCCGGGCACTTGAGAGCCCACTAGTTaagtaaacaaataaaaagaatattaaagAAGATCTGATCTCTCCCCTTGACAAACCCCCACCACCGACTCTACTCGGGTTGGTGTCTTGGCCTCCGGTCCCCACTCTCTAGCATCATGGCTCAAGCTCAATCTCTTCCAGAATAAGAAAAGTATGCAAATCAAGCCTACTGCCGTTCGCCGCTCCCTCAATAAAGAAAACTGGTGGACTCACAGGGAGATGACGtcaatggaaatgggaaagTGATCGCCACACCTGACAGCCATAGAAATGAAAAAGCGACTACCCACCATACCCTCAGTTAAAATAGAGGGGCTTGTCAGATCTCAAGCAAGGAAGATGGAAGGTAAGTAGTTCTTGACCTCACCACCAAGAACTCTTCATTAAGCGACACCATCAACTTCAAAATCGAAATAATTTATTTACAGTTGCATTATATATGAgatgattattattatttgtcATGCCAACAATAACATAGAGTAGCAGCACACTATGATATTTAACACAAACTACAGTTGCCAAGCGAAATGTTCGAAGCATAATCAAATACTTGGgttacatttaaaatttcaaaccaatATTGCCATTCCCACGTGCTTAACAAATACGCACAgacagcagagagagagagagagagagagagagactctctCTGTCGGTAGCAATTGGAAAAACAAGGCaaggatgaaaatgaaaaggggttgatgttgtttctgtttttaCGATATGGTgaagatgaagataaagaagTTGCTTGGTAACATGTacagaagaggaggagaagaggaaggcttttttttcttttctctatccGTACTCACTGGTCAAGGTGCACCCGTTGCATGCATGGGGGTGTCGACCGTCGGCCCTGTAAAACTCCAAGAGTTCAGATCGATCCATGCCCTTTTTTATTAATGGTGGTGGTGGGCGAATTAAAAGCACAGGAAGGACCCACTAATGCAATGCAGATGCAGATGGGCTCACCCAACATAGATGCTCAACACGTGCAGACGCCCACACAATTCCCACAAGTGCAGGCCCAGTGGTGTAAAACGGTAAAATTTGAATTAGTGACTGACTGCCTATCGGCCACTGGctcatcaaattttttttttttttggaacaaaaaaaccaaattttcatttctttcttacaTTTACATATGATACAAACTTGCCAACATATTCTACCCAGGATCATTTTCATCcgtcaaaaaaatatttaaagatatcGTTTATTTTCATCTTGATTAACCGCATTCCCTCCGCCTCCTTCCTTGATTTTGACACCTGCCACTATTCAACAACAGTTTTATTCCATTagaattgattttttaaaaaatattcgTCTGAATAAAATGgattattttttcatgttgggTATCTTTATATTGTCCGTATCACAAATAAAAACTTTGGTATTTCTGTCTTCACATTAATGAAAGGATCTGTTCTCTAATGATTGTACTACGCTCTGCTGAATCAACTGTTTCCATTTATGAAATGAGCGGGTACCTGTAGTACTGgctttccttttcgttttttcaaattgttttaAAAGCAATATATATCTAATCAGGATCTAACAACGTCTTGGACACAAACGCCTGTAGATTATTCTGGCTATTAATAATTGTTTTGATTAAATTTGAACTGTGCCTAATTTGGCAGGATTGAGATGTAAAAGATCCTTACAATTTTTTAAGTGTTTATTTTCTACTTAAATAAAATAGATCTGCCGACGTAAAATATTAAGATGTGTTGCTaaccaaaacatgttttgttttctaCTTAAACAGATCTACCGACATAAAATGTTAAGATGTATTGCTAATAAAAACATGCTTCAGTCCAAAATTATACTAAAATATTGATTCCTATTGGATAAGCATGTGTGGCTGGTTTGTCATGGATTGAGATGGGAGGCGTTTGGTTTTTTCCctgtttttgagtttttataCTAATCACACAAAAACATAAGAGTAAAGCTACTAAAAACGCTACTGTTAGGAAAGATGCTTTATGTATTCTAAGATTAGATCTTGCTGAATAATATAAACATGACATATCTTGACATGCATTTTTCTAGTTAAATATGTAGATGCAAGCTGAATGTATACATTTCTGCTGCATGTAGGCATGTGTAGGCGGTTGCCCACACCAGATTCACAAAAAAGTTATTGTTTTCCTAGTGGAGgctcaaaaaatgagtttatttatatataatggTGCCCCTTAAGATTTGCGGGTTTTTTTAATTAGTATCCCTCAAACCAAAATTCATAGCTCCGCCTGCATTTTTAGGGAAGAAAAGcatgtccaaaaaaaaaaaaaaaattgactatgTTTATGGCACTTGTAGCAGAAAACTTTAACAGATAAACCGACTGTCCGCATTGAAAGGTGGTGGTACTAGATAGTAATGCATAGTAACTCAATTGTAAACCCCTTGAAGAAGTTTGAACCATCTTAAAGCTTTCAATCAAACACATGGTATGTTGAGGGGCACACATGTGGCTCCCTTGGTGTTGATGAGTACAGAACTCTCTTCCTGTGTCTCTCCCCCATTTCTAAATGTCCGACTCGAAAGGGATCGTCGATAAGATCTTCGGTTGTCGGCTGATTGTGATTAATGGCGGGCAGGCATCATCAAGCTGAACATCCACCGAATCTCAAACAGGTAAAAAGGCACCTTGTAGGacctttaaaaaataaaaaaactcccTCAAACAGAATTCCTAACATATTGGAGAAtttcacaagtttgcatgatcAATTGGAGAAGCTTCCATGGTTTCCAAGATGGTAAAAAAATCTCTGGCCCCCAACTCTGCTGAAAATATTCACTTTTCAGAGAACAAATTTATAGCAGTACACCAATAAGCAGCATTCaactgggttttttttttattgcgcTAAACTTATCACCTTGCTGTAAAATACTGAGCTTAACCTGTCGTGGCTCCCACCTACAGTCCCCCCTACCAACAGTGGGAAATGCTGCAGTAAAAGCCCTTTAAGCTCCAAGAACCTTCACGGAAGAAAGCACAACAACGCTAACTTGTCCGTAAAAGTTGTAGTCCAACACTAAAGTACACAGCAGCGCACAAGCTCGAAGGGAGAATCTTCTACGATTCCAAAGTTTTACTGTCAATGGTAGAAGAGGGGCACAGGCTTTAAAATTTATACTGagtttggagattttttttttttggtaattgtatgaaaaaaaattataaacagcTCCTAAAATTTGTAGAAAATGATTAATTCTCCCCGCCGCTGAAACTTTTTTTTGGCTCCAACATTGTAGTAACACATTTTCTAACATTGTAGTAACACATTTTCTGTGTGGCTGCTTTGGCAGATTGAGACAATGGCCGCACAAAACAGTGTGAGATTCTTCCACTGTGGCCttcaaaaatctgaaaagaaaattgtgtTTTGCGTGTGGTTCCAATCACTTACAGCAAGCAGTACACTCTATGCCCGATCACAAAAAGGACCAGCTGGGATCATGTGTTGAACAGGATCTCTAAATCCAAGTAAAATCTCCTTCGCTAGAGACAGCCGGTGCCAAGCCAAGCATTTAATTCCCTCACATGGATTTGTTTGTTGCACAAAAATCAAAGGACACCATCGTTTTTGGCTCTTTCCTTCGTGCCGATGTGGGCGTCCACAAAATTATCTACGAGgttaaaaaagaatatgaacaaTGGCGAGGAATTTGTTCGTGGGTGCTTTACCTAGAAACGCTTTATAGGTGTTTGATCAACTTGCATTTAAGATCCGAGGCGCTCTAAGACTTTCAGATCTTATATTCTAAGGTTTCATATATCTTTGATTACTAACAAGGATCAGAAATCTTTTGGTTTGAGATGCATATTTTGAGTCTGCAATTCTTCCGTCGTAAAAATGTATACTACTTTTGCTTCAACCATGGATTTAAAGCGGACTCCTCGTAAGACATCAGATCGTTAGATCTAAGACAACAGTGAACCGTGATTCGGTTCTCTTTCAGACATTCATCAAACAGTTGGCAATGTAAGCCCAAACAGGAGCACATATTTGTTTCGATCAACagtacttttctttttctaggaAGAGAGAAATTCCTGAGGATCTGATGACTGCAACTGGACAGCAAGTGGTAAGAGAGGATTTCTGAATGTTGTTGAGTAGTTGGGGTGAAGACGCTGAATCAAATCGCATTCCTACCACTTTACTACATGAGATTTAACGTGGTGTTCTTGAAGGCAAGGCACGACGGTAAAAAACTAATTTTGGTGTATTTCCTTTATGAAGTACAACATCCATTACTTCATCTGATGCTTCATGCGTTTTTCATTATTATTGTCGTTATgtagtaaaagaaaaaacaaaggttCTTACACCATGGGTATTCAACTTTAAAATCAAGGGCCGAAGGAATATTTGATCCCGCCACCTTATAAGGAGCCCGAAGCACCCCaaccttccttctcctctttaCTTTTTATATTCCCTTGTTTTGATGTGCCATCAACTAGAACTAGAGTGTTGCACTTGTCATTGTGGGAACTATGTGTCACTGTGGGAGCTATGTGTGGTTGCCCACGCCAGCCAACACCAATCTTTGGAAATTTTCATTAAGAAGAAGCTCAGCAGATGtagtgcccacaccaaactCACATCAAGTCCTATAGTGCtcctttgataaaattttctggcttcgCCACTAGTCACTGTCATCAGCTACAGAATTGCAATTGTCATCTTTTGTTATCCAAAAACAACTTAGTGCTTAGCCCTTCAGGGCAATAACGTGCCCTTAAAAGAATAATAATTAAGACAGTAAGAGCGTCATTCAATTCGGTCTCCCTCATTCTCACCTACTTTTGCGGGGACCAGAACGACCAAGGCTGCCAAAGTAAAGAATCGAAGAAAGCAAGATTTTGAATACTTTAAGCATGTGCGGGCTGATGAATAGAAAAACGACTTTTTCGTTTTAAGAGAGGATATAGTATTATGTGCTGCATGGGATAGCACCCCCATAGTAACCGATTTGGACAAGGACCTACTTTTGTGGGGCCAGTTTAATTCTTCTCTATGCTAATTTCTTTCTGAACTCCATGATTTCTTTTACAGttgctttaaactttaaacagaTTTTTACCACTTAAATTTTAACCTCTATTTGCTTTTGCCTCTAAATCAACCCTTCTCCACAAAAAACGACCACCTACGTGATCGCCCCTCTGTTCTCAaccttctgtctctctctctctctctctctccctctccatgGGTTTGGTTCAAAATGCACCAACTCATTAGTAACATTACTAGTAACAATAAAATGAGAACATCATTGACGGCGATGGTGGCGGCTGTTACAATAAAGTGCTGGCATGGTGGTGGCAACGATGGGAACGAATTTATTGATCATAATGTTGGTTGTTGTCAAATGGTGGTACACCGATAACAGTGACGATGGACGCGAAAACTCGAGAATTACGAATCAGATACACAATAGCCAGTAGCGCAAGTGCGTGCGAGAATGTACAGCTCTGCCTGCACAAGCAACAAGACATACCAAATACATACGTATGCTCCTCAAAACGTTCGGAGGAAACAacagaatcaaacaaaaaaataaaagacaaatgGTGCTGTCACTGTTGAGAAACGTGGGTCAGACTGGGATGTGCTGACAACTGTGGCGATCTTGCGTAAGACGAGTGCCCAAGTTGTAGAATCTTGGGCCTGAGTAGTCACTTTTCTGCTGTCCATCAGTTCTCACACTGTCATGACCGCAGCTTTCTATAATCTGACCAAGTTGCTATTTGCTATGCAACAGAACCCACCATGAACTTTTCTGATTATGCAATGCAAGTTTAAAGATCGCAAGCACTTCAATGTAAGTTGTGGACTGAGAGCTCATCTCAGGCCAAGGCCTGAAGGCAGTCCCCCCTTTGTTTGCTCTAATTGTAACCACCATGGGAAGCATAAGGATGCAGCTCATTATGTCCTGCAGATTCTCGCACAAGGATGCAGCTCATCATATCTAACAGTTACCAGCATCAACACATGATGCATCAATATAATCAGTGGTCAGAGATTCTTTACTGTCAACGCCGATGTAGTTGGGTTTTTCCCTCGAACATCAGCCTGAGGCCACGAGTTTGAAGCTTTGATCAAACTGTATGAaaactctaatttcttcaacataacagcaccggaggcacgatcCGGAACAGTATGGAAACTCATCTATTGAAAATAGAAGCAGTAGTGGAACAAATGAACATCATATAATCAACAATTATGAAATACAGGATTGCAATTTTTGGGGGGGAAAGGGGGAAGCCTAAATGGCACAGAGAACACTGCTGGGTAATCAGGGTATGAAGGGAGCATGCTATCATCCTTTGCTAGCTGGCCACATTGATATTTATCTGACTTTGTTCGGAATTTCAAGAAATGCCAAAAAGATGATCTACACAAACACGTGAATTAGGTTACCTTAATTAGAAGTGGAAAACAAGTTTCCAACTGAGCTGCCATCCCGAGCATGTCAACATCCAGAACAAGGAGATGGACTGAGCTAGTGAGCTGGGCGTTCAGTCACTGCATACAACCCTTCATCTCTGCCAGTTAGGATATGTTTAGTCAATTATAGCAGAAATTTCCTTACTTTCCTCTTGTTCTCACTATGCAACTCTTATAAGTTCTAAAGTACATGCTTGTGAACAGAAAGATTAATTTGTGCAAAAACCTTAGAAGGCTCCCAACATTACACACAATCATCACTtttaaaatgacatttaaaatAGAATGACTGTAACGTTAATTGATCACAGTATGAACAAAGTAGCTGGAAGCATGGAACACGGACTTTGCTTGACTGGAACATCTAATGATGTAAAGAATGCAGAAAACAAGCTAGAATTATTCTATATAATCACAATGGCCTTACCTGCAGAGGAGGATGCAGTATTATCGACTGCCATGAGGGATCTTGGTAATCAGGAAGCTCCTTCTTTAGCTTATCAATGTAATTATCCAATGACAAGGCATTTGTATCCATGGTTTCATTGGATAAACAATCTTCGGCCAATTTTACAGCAGCCCTTTGTGACAACTGGAAGCTGCTCACCATTCGCTGTAGCTTTCTGGCAGTTTCTTCCTTTCCCAGCATCAGAAGAGCACCCAGAAGAGTCTTCAGCTCATGTGCAGCTACACTTGTTAGAGCCATGCCCTTCAAATGGTCAACTAGAGCAATTTCTTCTCCTGGGCTGCAAGTTAAGTAGCGGACAGAAACTAAGAGTTTAGGGCATCACCCAAACCTATtgtcaatataaataaaaaattaagaagacTATACCTGCCAGCACGAATCCTGCCTCGGTTTCTCTGACGTCGGCGCTCCTTTGTCCTGCTAGTAGAGCTAGAGCTGATAGATGCAGCTGAGCCTTTTCCTTTCCTAATGAGCAAAGCTAAGCAGTCAACCACTTAAAAAGACCAAGTCTAGCAACATCTTGTAAGTTATAACTTCCGTGTCAT contains these protein-coding regions:
- the LOC116254755 gene encoding cyclin-dependent protein kinase inhibitor SMR2-like; protein product: MSAFEFEAAAVSEFPFDGRLWREEQGVLRQIPGTQEDGAGGVNEDGYRTPTSSEYRIPEVLECPPAPRKPKREFRLKRKRARALQVQEVDPNEIELFLRQILVHLTPESGQKVRKVRGD